From the genome of Ignavibacteriales bacterium, one region includes:
- a CDS encoding PhzF family phenazine biosynthesis protein, which produces MTFPIYQVDAFTSKLFGGNPAAVVPLEKWLDDDILQKIASENNLSETAFFVKENEYYHIRWMTPANEVPLCGHATLASAYVIFNFIEKNSTKIKFMSKSGELIVERDGELLTLDFPLHKPRPVKMSDAIKKCFDKEPVEVLENGFYLLVVFDSEKFIRNYEPKIELIKKIHPHAVIISSRGDDVDFVSRMFAPNEGIDEDPVTGSAHTVLVPYWSEKFNKKNFRVLQVSKRMGELFCEERGNRVRISGNAVLYSTGSLFLSL; this is translated from the coding sequence ATGACGTTTCCAATTTATCAAGTTGATGCGTTCACTTCAAAATTATTTGGCGGAAATCCCGCGGCAGTTGTTCCGCTTGAAAAATGGCTCGATGACGATATTCTTCAGAAAATTGCCTCAGAAAATAATTTATCAGAGACAGCATTCTTTGTTAAGGAGAATGAGTATTACCATATTAGGTGGATGACGCCCGCAAACGAAGTTCCCTTATGCGGACACGCAACCCTAGCATCGGCTTATGTGATTTTTAATTTCATTGAAAAGAATTCTACAAAAATTAAATTTATGTCTAAGAGCGGCGAATTAATTGTTGAGCGGGACGGAGAATTGCTTACACTCGATTTTCCGCTGCACAAGCCGAGACCGGTGAAGATGAGCGATGCAATCAAAAAATGTTTTGATAAGGAACCGGTAGAAGTTTTAGAAAACGGATTTTATCTTCTAGTTGTTTTCGATTCGGAAAAGTTTATTCGAAATTATGAGCCTAAAATTGAATTAATTAAAAAGATCCATCCGCACGCGGTTATAATTTCCTCTAGAGGAGACGATGTTGATTTTGTCTCTCGCATGTTTGCGCCGAATGAAGGAATTGACGAAGATCCGGTAACCGGATCTGCACATACGGTTCTGGTTCCTTATTGGTCCGAAAAATTCAATAAGAAAAATTTTCGTGTACTTCAAGTTTCAAAAAGAATGGGTGAACTCTTTTGCGAGGAGAGAGGAAACCGCGTTAGAATCTCCGGCAATGCTGTGCTCTATTCCACAGGAAGTCTATTTTTGAGTTTATAA
- a CDS encoding YciI family protein: MKKMIFTSIIFLIVVNISFSQSKETQSSKKQYLYLLRLDKTMLDTAAWTPEKNKIVQEHFANLQKMLSDGTLILAGRTQNALDKTFGIVIYEADSFEEAKTIAENDPAVKAKIMTVEVFPYGVALMRTEKK; encoded by the coding sequence ATGAAAAAAATGATCTTTACTTCAATTATTTTTCTAATTGTTGTAAATATTTCTTTTTCACAAAGCAAAGAAACTCAATCATCAAAAAAGCAATATCTCTATCTTCTACGTCTCGACAAAACTATGCTTGATACCGCCGCTTGGACACCGGAAAAAAATAAAATTGTACAGGAGCACTTTGCGAATCTGCAAAAAATGCTCTCCGATGGAACTTTAATTCTAGCCGGAAGAACACAAAATGCTCTCGATAAAACATTTGGAATTGTTATTTATGAAGCAGATTCGTTTGAAGAAGCAAAAACAATAGCAGAGAATGACCCCGCCGTTAAAGCTAAAATAATGACGGTTGAGGTTTTCCCTTATGGCGTAGCGTTGATGAGAACCGAAAAGAAATGA
- a CDS encoding M28 family metallopeptidase gives MKNQLFFVFLISSLLLVSCSNGQKEIQTALDKINADGLKEKISILASDDFRGRAPATLGEERTINYLQEQFKKIGLRPGNGNSYLQEIPLVEITTNQNSVTAVVKDKKETINLSVSKDFVVGTTRFVDNTSLKNSEMIFAGYGIVAPEYNWNDYRGLDVKGKTVVVLVNDPGFATGDKNLFNGKAMTYYGRWTYKYEEAARQGAAGLIIIHETDAAGYPWGVVENSWTGTRFYLDSPDKNMSNCEFNGWVTTETAQKIFEMSGLDYNKEIVSASQRGFKPVVLSSKMSISFKSKFAYIKSNNVIGILPGKELADEYIIYTAHWDHFGVKPNPAQGDSILNGAVDNATGVAGILEIAEAFASLRQPQKRSIVFLSVTCEEAGLLGSDYYAKHPLVPLKKTAAEINLDALNVFGKTNDITLAGFKDSELDDYAEKVIKENERYVVPEPTPEKGMYFRSDHFSFAKVGVPVLYFGSGMDNIEHGKQWGLDQSAKWLRENYHKPSDEYKPDIWKFDGMLADLKIIFEVGYDLSMTNKFPNWLAGSPFKANRDAMMK, from the coding sequence ATGAAGAATCAACTCTTTTTTGTCTTCTTGATATCATCCCTTCTTTTGGTTAGCTGCAGTAATGGTCAAAAAGAAATTCAGACTGCGTTGGATAAAATTAACGCTGACGGATTAAAAGAAAAGATTTCAATATTGGCTTCCGATGATTTTAGGGGACGCGCTCCTGCAACTCTGGGAGAAGAGCGGACTATCAATTATCTTCAAGAACAATTCAAGAAGATTGGGCTGCGTCCAGGTAACGGGAATAGTTATTTGCAAGAAATTCCTCTTGTCGAAATTACTACAAACCAAAATTCGGTAACCGCAGTAGTTAAAGACAAGAAAGAAACTATAAATCTTTCCGTTTCAAAAGATTTTGTTGTTGGTACAACAAGATTTGTAGACAATACTTCATTGAAAAACTCAGAAATGATTTTTGCCGGTTACGGAATTGTTGCACCGGAATATAATTGGAATGATTACCGCGGACTTGATGTAAAAGGTAAAACGGTTGTTGTTCTTGTTAACGATCCCGGATTCGCTACGGGCGATAAAAATTTATTCAACGGCAAAGCAATGACATACTACGGAAGATGGACTTATAAATATGAAGAAGCCGCAAGACAGGGCGCTGCGGGCTTAATAATTATTCACGAAACCGATGCCGCGGGTTATCCATGGGGCGTTGTTGAAAATAGCTGGACAGGCACCAGATTCTATTTAGACTCACCGGACAAAAACATGTCAAACTGCGAGTTTAACGGTTGGGTTACCACAGAAACCGCACAGAAAATTTTTGAAATGTCCGGGTTAGATTATAATAAAGAAATTGTATCCGCCTCTCAAAGAGGATTTAAACCTGTTGTTCTTTCATCAAAAATGTCAATCTCATTCAAGAGTAAATTTGCTTACATAAAATCGAATAACGTCATTGGAATACTTCCCGGAAAAGAACTTGCCGATGAATATATTATCTATACAGCTCACTGGGATCATTTCGGTGTTAAACCAAATCCAGCTCAGGGCGATTCAATTTTAAATGGTGCGGTAGACAATGCAACCGGTGTGGCTGGAATTTTAGAAATCGCCGAAGCATTTGCCTCTCTAAGGCAGCCTCAGAAACGTTCTATCGTTTTCCTTTCGGTTACTTGTGAAGAAGCGGGATTACTCGGAAGTGATTATTATGCAAAACATCCTCTCGTTCCATTAAAGAAAACCGCAGCCGAAATAAACCTGGACGCGCTGAACGTATTTGGAAAAACAAATGATATCACTCTAGCAGGTTTTAAAGATTCCGAATTAGATGATTATGCCGAAAAGGTAATTAAGGAAAACGAGAGGTATGTTGTACCAGAACCAACTCCTGAAAAGGGAATGTACTTCAGAAGCGATCATTTTAGTTTTGCAAAGGTCGGTGTTCCTGTTCTCTATTTTGGAAGCGGCATGGATAACATCGAACATGGCAAACAATGGGGCCTGGATCAATCAGCAAAATGGCTGAGAGAGAATTATCATAAACCTTCCGATGAGTATAAACCGGACATCTGGAAATTCGACGGAATGTTAGCCGACTTAAAAATTATTTTTGAAGTTGGCTACGATCTAAGCATGACAAACAAATTCCCGAATTGGCTGGCAGGCTCCCCATTTAAAGCCAACCGGGATGCAATGATGAAATAG
- a CDS encoding GNAT family N-acetyltransferase produces the protein MIYEFKKGKYSISTDKRRLQIKTIHGFLIDAYWSKGISVERVKKAIHGSICFGVYYDEVQIGFARVVTDRASFGYIADVFIIEEYRKRGLSKWLMKCILNYPELNDLKSWMLATKDAHGLYAKFGFENLKNPKRFMRKQNPKYVQR, from the coding sequence ATGATCTACGAATTCAAAAAGGGGAAATACTCAATCAGCACCGACAAGCGGAGACTGCAGATCAAAACCATTCATGGGTTTCTTATTGATGCATATTGGTCTAAGGGTATTTCAGTGGAAAGAGTTAAGAAGGCAATTCATGGCTCAATCTGTTTTGGCGTTTACTACGATGAGGTGCAAATTGGATTTGCACGGGTTGTCACTGACCGCGCAAGCTTTGGTTACATTGCTGATGTTTTTATAATTGAAGAATATCGCAAGCGCGGGTTGTCCAAATGGCTCATGAAGTGTATTCTAAATTATCCAGAACTGAATGACCTAAAATCGTGGATGCTTGCAACCAAGGATGCTCACGGCTTATATGCAAAATTCGGTTTCGAGAATTTGAAAAATCCAAAGAGATTCATGCGAAAACAAAATCCAAAGTATGTTCAAAGATAA
- the yjjX gene encoding inosine/xanthosine triphosphatase, whose protein sequence is MKVLVGSKNPVKIDSVKEAFANYYDSVETIGINVESGVSSQPVGDQSFIGAQNRAIKLKELNQTQNLSADFFVGIEGGIAKQFEKWFAFGCMCVIDKEGRIGFGLSPHFELPMSIVEKLLQGIELGDVMDEIMNQQNTKQKHGAIGFFTNGVMNRKELYIEGLKVALIPFLHREIFF, encoded by the coding sequence ATGAAAGTGCTGGTAGGATCAAAAAATCCCGTTAAAATAGATTCTGTTAAGGAAGCGTTCGCAAATTATTATGATAGTGTTGAAACCATAGGTATTAATGTCGAATCCGGTGTTTCTTCTCAACCGGTAGGAGATCAATCTTTCATCGGTGCTCAAAACCGGGCAATAAAACTCAAAGAATTAAACCAGACTCAAAATCTATCCGCTGATTTTTTCGTAGGCATTGAAGGTGGTATTGCCAAACAATTTGAAAAGTGGTTTGCGTTTGGCTGTATGTGCGTTATTGATAAAGAAGGAAGAATCGGGTTTGGATTGTCTCCTCATTTTGAATTACCCATGAGCATAGTTGAAAAACTTTTACAGGGGATTGAGCTTGGCGATGTAATGGATGAAATTATGAATCAGCAGAACACAAAACAGAAACACGGAGCCATTGGATTTTTTACAAACGGTGTAATGAATAGAAAAGAACTTTATATCGAAGGATTAAAAGTTGCTCTAATTCCTTTTTTGCATAGAGAAATATTTTTTTAA
- a CDS encoding alpha/beta hydrolase-fold protein, translating to MKRILLILIFAASLSVYSQEKISVTFKIETPTLSDSDRVYIVGNTEEIGNWNPSKVMLDKISNELRQKTLTFEKGTTIEYKFTKGSWQTEALKADTTVPPNAVLKVEHDTTINSVINYWRDKFNSKVTANFKVQGQITGKVEYYKNFAIDGLKPRDIIIWLPPDYEKEINKRYPVLYMHDAQNIFDPRTSTNFIDWQVDETADSLIRNGVIQPIIMVGMNNTVDRSIEYSDTPLGRLYMKFIIEKVKPFVDSKYRTLADAKNTAVAGSSMGGLISMMCAWEHPEVFSKAACFSPAFKFRDINYVNKVLEYTGKKKKITLYIDNGGVDLDAQLMPGVNEMVNILEKKEFSIDKDLFVYIDKAATHNEAAWAKRVWRPLKIFFGK from the coding sequence ATGAAACGCATTTTATTGATTTTAATTTTTGCCGCATCGCTGTCTGTGTACTCGCAGGAAAAGATTAGCGTAACATTTAAAATTGAAACGCCGACATTGAGCGACAGCGACAGAGTATACATTGTTGGGAACACGGAAGAGATCGGGAATTGGAATCCGTCAAAAGTAATGCTCGATAAAATTTCAAATGAATTACGGCAGAAGACTCTCACTTTTGAAAAAGGGACAACAATTGAGTACAAATTCACAAAAGGAAGCTGGCAAACGGAAGCATTGAAAGCCGATACAACTGTTCCGCCAAACGCAGTTTTGAAAGTTGAACATGATACAACTATTAATTCCGTCATTAACTATTGGAGGGATAAATTTAATTCCAAGGTAACGGCTAATTTCAAAGTTCAGGGGCAGATAACCGGCAAAGTTGAATATTATAAAAATTTTGCAATAGACGGATTAAAACCGAGAGACATAATTATCTGGCTGCCGCCGGATTATGAAAAAGAAATCAACAAAAGGTATCCGGTTCTCTACATGCACGATGCGCAGAATATTTTCGATCCCCGAACATCAACCAATTTTATCGATTGGCAAGTTGATGAAACTGCGGATAGTTTAATTCGAAACGGTGTGATCCAGCCGATTATAATGGTAGGGATGAATAATACCGTTGACAGAAGTATAGAATATTCCGATACACCCCTTGGCCGACTTTACATGAAATTTATTATTGAAAAAGTAAAACCGTTCGTTGATTCAAAATATAGAACTTTGGCAGATGCTAAGAACACTGCGGTTGCCGGTTCATCAATGGGCGGGCTGATCTCTATGATGTGCGCATGGGAACACCCCGAAGTATTTTCAAAGGCGGCTTGTTTTTCCCCGGCATTCAAATTCAGAGACATCAATTATGTAAACAAGGTTTTGGAATATACCGGGAAGAAAAAAAAGATCACTCTTTATATTGATAACGGCGGAGTTGATCTGGATGCGCAACTTATGCCCGGGGTTAACGAGATGGTCAACATTCTTGAGAAAAAAGAATTTTCAATTGATAAAGATCTGTTCGTTTATATTGATAAAGCGGCAACACACAACGAAGCCGCCTGGGCTAAACGAGTATGGCGGCCTCTAAAAATATTTTTCGGTAAATAA
- a CDS encoding arylamine N-acetyltransferase produces the protein MKIEEYLNRIGIEKIKPPSLDFLTELQNAHMLSIPFEDLDIPERDNIVLDLERIYKKIIPTKRGGFCYELNGLFHWLLTQLGFEVDMLSARVFNHERKDLGPEFDHMTLLVHLEKKYMVDVGFGDSFRIPLEFPNGELWDVSGYYKIIRVAENEFDLRRRENYEWRLQYKFSLTLRMFTDFEEMCKYQQTFPDSIFRTRMLCTIATQTGRITLSNSSLTITDNGTKTKTEVKNKNEFYNLLKKNFQIELL, from the coding sequence ATGAAAATTGAAGAATATCTAAATCGGATTGGTATAGAAAAGATCAAACCGCCGTCTCTTGATTTTCTGACGGAACTTCAAAATGCCCACATGCTCTCGATTCCGTTTGAGGATTTAGATATACCGGAGCGGGATAATATTGTACTGGATCTTGAGCGTATTTATAAAAAAATAATTCCAACAAAGCGCGGCGGATTTTGTTACGAGCTTAATGGATTATTTCATTGGCTGCTTACTCAACTCGGTTTTGAAGTTGATATGTTGTCTGCACGCGTCTTTAATCATGAAAGGAAAGATCTAGGTCCCGAGTTTGATCACATGACTCTTCTTGTTCATCTTGAAAAAAAATATATGGTAGATGTTGGCTTCGGTGATTCATTCCGGATTCCTTTGGAATTTCCAAACGGGGAACTGTGGGATGTAAGCGGATATTATAAAATTATCCGCGTTGCAGAAAACGAATTTGATCTGAGGAGGAGAGAAAATTACGAATGGAGGCTGCAGTATAAATTTTCTTTAACTTTACGCATGTTTACAGATTTTGAAGAAATGTGTAAATATCAGCAGACATTTCCAGATTCAATATTTCGAACAAGAATGCTTTGTACAATTGCGACTCAGACAGGTAGGATTACACTAAGTAATTCATCTTTAACAATTACCGATAACGGAACTAAAACGAAAACAGAAGTGAAAAACAAAAATGAATTTTACAATTTGTTGAAAAAAAATTTTCAAATAGAGTTGTTATGA